A part of Toxotes jaculatrix isolate fToxJac2 chromosome 24, fToxJac2.pri, whole genome shotgun sequence genomic DNA contains:
- the LOC121178129 gene encoding fidgetin-like isoform X2: protein MISSSSVYGLKMQWTPEHSQWAEQHFDISSTTRSPAHKAEAYRAVPGHLQRSATYQYAWANDDISALTASNLLKKYAEKYSGILEMPGSYSEAPGVPGVMNGRKGESEPWQDGVYPMSCIPEGVSVRKGGVAAASEVVSGMCSSPGLASSTLSEPSYSSSSCGSHTATALHSSSMPSQEYGPAYSGSYLHSSYSSQSAPAPALPSPLHSSGLLQPPPPPPSHPTLVPAYNGGSPNLSSYNYPPAGYPAQSSVGPGYSPGGAPPPSSYLPSGIAAPTPLPPSSALPGYPYQSHNLTPIAPTPLSSSSSNSLKRKAFYMTSQGEIDSSYGNFGYGQARSSAESPMYRVADSSSANGGSNSASGGGFDRSAEKSSLPFNPQKQSTMPSEQQQRKYSSQATGGPLTPPAYVSSTLGGSRSADSLASFTSPSLSEQGADDHRLHLSHSAPGPTSSSSTSSSRPAEEQLKTSDPHLLDMVSSEIVQQGPPVDWSDIAGLELAKATLKEEVLWPILRPDMFSSLGPAPRCVLLFGPRGSGRTLLGRCLASQLGAPFLQLSGSTLATKWLADGEKIIRASFLVARCRQPSVLFISEVDMLLSAHLSEESPINRLKGELLTQLDSLLMGSGEDGGNQVLVVCSTSRPQDMDEGLRRYFARRVLVPLPDSAARHQIVNQLLAQSQHKYCLSEEELALLVQRTEGFSGLDLARLCQEALVGLLHVSAQGMDMTGMMPRGQIRPLTYQDFESVFCKFQASISQKEIDTYTEWNKMFGCSQ, encoded by the exons atgatcagcagcagcagcgtctaTG GCTTAAAGATGCAGTGGACCCCCGAGCACAGCCAGTGGGCCGAACAGCATTTTGACATCTCCTCCACCACGCGTTCGCCAGCCCACAAGGCTGAGGCCTACAGGGCGGTACCTGGCCACCTGCAGCGCTCTGCCACCTACCAGTACGCCTGGGCCAACGATGACATCTCAGCCCTCACCGCCTCCAACCTGCTCAAGAAGTATGCCGAGAAGTATTCCGGCATTCTGGAGATGCCGGGCTCGTATTCGGAGGCCCCTGGGGTCCCGGGAGTGATGAATGGACGGAAAGGTGAATCGGAGCCCTGGCAGGATGGCGTCTACCCCATGAGCTGCATCCCAGAAGGGGTTTCGGTTAGAAAAGGAGGTGTGGCGGCGGCTTCAGAGGTGGTGTCTGGCATGTGCAGCTCCCCAGGCCTGGCCTCCAGCACCCTGAGTGAGCCCAGttactccagcagcagctgtgggagCCACACTGCCACcgccctccactcctcctccatgCCCTCTCAGGAATACGGCCCGGCGTACAGCGGCTCCTACTTGCACAGTAGTTACAGCTCCCAGTCTGCCCCTGCCCCAGCTCTTCCCTCCCCACTGCACAGCTCTGGGCTCCTGCAGCCgccccctccaccaccctcccaccccacTTTAGTCCCAGCTTACAACGGAGGCTCCCCCAACTTGTCTAGTTATAATTACCCCCCAGCAGGATACCCAGCTCAGAGCTCGGTCGGGCCAGGATACAGCCCTGGGGGAgcaccccctccctcctcataCCTCCCCTCAGGCATCGCTGCCCCTACTCCCCTTCCCCCCTCATCTGCTTTACCTGGATACCCATACCAGAGCCACAACCTGACCCCAATCGCCCCGACCCCTctcagcagtagctcctccaaCTCCCTGAAGAGGAAAGCCTTCTACATGACAAGCCAAGGAGAGATAGACTCCTCTTATGGTAACTTTGGCTATGGCCAGGCTCGGAGCTCGGCTGAGAGCCCCATGTACAGGGtagcagacagcagcagtgcaaATGGAGGCTCCAACAGCGCCAGCGGTGGCGGCTTTGACAGGAGTGCCGAAAAGTCATCTTTACCTTTTAATCCTCAGAAGCAGTCCACGATGccatctgagcagcagcagaggaagtaCAGCAGCCAGGCAACAGGTGGGCCACTGACACCACCGGCCTATGTATCCTCCACCCTGGGGGGTTCCCGCTCAGCAGACTCCCTTGCCAGCTTCActtctccctccctcagtgAGCAAGGTGCTGATGATCACCGTCTCCACCTCTCCCACTCAGCACCAGGGCctacctcctcctcatccacttCCTCCTCCCGGCCTGCTGAAGAGCAGCTAAAAACTAGTGACCCTCACCTCCTGGACATGGTTTCCTCAGAAATCGTTCAGCAGGGCCCCCCAGTGGATTGGAGTGACATTGCAGGTCTAGAACTAGCCAAGGCAACCCTGAAGGAGGAGGTCCTGTGGCCAATTCTTCGACCGGACATGTTCAGCAGTTTAGGACCAGCCCCACGTTGCGTGTTGCTGTTTGGCCCCAGAGGCAGTGGCAGGACGTTGCTGGGTCGCTGCCTGGCCAGTCAGCTGGGGGCACCATTCCTCCAGCTCAGTGGTTCCACATTGGCCACCAAATGGCTGGCCGATGGAGAAAAAATTATCCGAGCATCCTTCCTGGTGGCGCGCTGCCGGCAGCCCTCAGTACTGTTCATCAGTGAGGTCGACATGCTGCTGTCAGCCCACCTCAGTGAAGAGAGCCCCATCAACCGGCTGAAAGGGGAATTGCTCACCCAGTTGGATTCGCTGCTCATGGGCTCTGGCGAGGACGGAGGCAACCAAGTGTTGGTGGTTTGCTCCACAAGCAGACCCCAGGACATGGATGAAGGGCTACGCAGGTACTTTGCTCGGAGGGTCCTGGTGCCCCTGCCGGATAGTGCGGCCAGACACCAGATCGTGAACCAGCTCCTGGCCCAGTCTCAGCACAAATACTGCTTGAGCGAGGAGGAGCTGGCGCTGCTGGTCCAGCGTACAGAGGGTTTCTCTGGACTGGATCTGGCCAGACTCTGCCAGGAGGCCCTCGTTGGTCTGTTACACGTCTCTGCACAGGGCATGGACATGACAGGTATGATGCCCAGAGGACAGATCAGGCCCCTCACCTACCAGGACTTTGAGAGTGTCTTTTGTAAATTCCAAGCCAGTATATCGCAGAAAGAGATCGACACGTACACTGAGTGGAACAAAATGTTTGGCTGCAGCCAGTGA
- the LOC121178129 gene encoding fidgetin-like isoform X1 produces MVSARTQPGLTSAPRSSAEPLPGIDATLNPHVRGRPVAKKTGLKMQWTPEHSQWAEQHFDISSTTRSPAHKAEAYRAVPGHLQRSATYQYAWANDDISALTASNLLKKYAEKYSGILEMPGSYSEAPGVPGVMNGRKGESEPWQDGVYPMSCIPEGVSVRKGGVAAASEVVSGMCSSPGLASSTLSEPSYSSSSCGSHTATALHSSSMPSQEYGPAYSGSYLHSSYSSQSAPAPALPSPLHSSGLLQPPPPPPSHPTLVPAYNGGSPNLSSYNYPPAGYPAQSSVGPGYSPGGAPPPSSYLPSGIAAPTPLPPSSALPGYPYQSHNLTPIAPTPLSSSSSNSLKRKAFYMTSQGEIDSSYGNFGYGQARSSAESPMYRVADSSSANGGSNSASGGGFDRSAEKSSLPFNPQKQSTMPSEQQQRKYSSQATGGPLTPPAYVSSTLGGSRSADSLASFTSPSLSEQGADDHRLHLSHSAPGPTSSSSTSSSRPAEEQLKTSDPHLLDMVSSEIVQQGPPVDWSDIAGLELAKATLKEEVLWPILRPDMFSSLGPAPRCVLLFGPRGSGRTLLGRCLASQLGAPFLQLSGSTLATKWLADGEKIIRASFLVARCRQPSVLFISEVDMLLSAHLSEESPINRLKGELLTQLDSLLMGSGEDGGNQVLVVCSTSRPQDMDEGLRRYFARRVLVPLPDSAARHQIVNQLLAQSQHKYCLSEEELALLVQRTEGFSGLDLARLCQEALVGLLHVSAQGMDMTGMMPRGQIRPLTYQDFESVFCKFQASISQKEIDTYTEWNKMFGCSQ; encoded by the coding sequence GCTTAAAGATGCAGTGGACCCCCGAGCACAGCCAGTGGGCCGAACAGCATTTTGACATCTCCTCCACCACGCGTTCGCCAGCCCACAAGGCTGAGGCCTACAGGGCGGTACCTGGCCACCTGCAGCGCTCTGCCACCTACCAGTACGCCTGGGCCAACGATGACATCTCAGCCCTCACCGCCTCCAACCTGCTCAAGAAGTATGCCGAGAAGTATTCCGGCATTCTGGAGATGCCGGGCTCGTATTCGGAGGCCCCTGGGGTCCCGGGAGTGATGAATGGACGGAAAGGTGAATCGGAGCCCTGGCAGGATGGCGTCTACCCCATGAGCTGCATCCCAGAAGGGGTTTCGGTTAGAAAAGGAGGTGTGGCGGCGGCTTCAGAGGTGGTGTCTGGCATGTGCAGCTCCCCAGGCCTGGCCTCCAGCACCCTGAGTGAGCCCAGttactccagcagcagctgtgggagCCACACTGCCACcgccctccactcctcctccatgCCCTCTCAGGAATACGGCCCGGCGTACAGCGGCTCCTACTTGCACAGTAGTTACAGCTCCCAGTCTGCCCCTGCCCCAGCTCTTCCCTCCCCACTGCACAGCTCTGGGCTCCTGCAGCCgccccctccaccaccctcccaccccacTTTAGTCCCAGCTTACAACGGAGGCTCCCCCAACTTGTCTAGTTATAATTACCCCCCAGCAGGATACCCAGCTCAGAGCTCGGTCGGGCCAGGATACAGCCCTGGGGGAgcaccccctccctcctcataCCTCCCCTCAGGCATCGCTGCCCCTACTCCCCTTCCCCCCTCATCTGCTTTACCTGGATACCCATACCAGAGCCACAACCTGACCCCAATCGCCCCGACCCCTctcagcagtagctcctccaaCTCCCTGAAGAGGAAAGCCTTCTACATGACAAGCCAAGGAGAGATAGACTCCTCTTATGGTAACTTTGGCTATGGCCAGGCTCGGAGCTCGGCTGAGAGCCCCATGTACAGGGtagcagacagcagcagtgcaaATGGAGGCTCCAACAGCGCCAGCGGTGGCGGCTTTGACAGGAGTGCCGAAAAGTCATCTTTACCTTTTAATCCTCAGAAGCAGTCCACGATGccatctgagcagcagcagaggaagtaCAGCAGCCAGGCAACAGGTGGGCCACTGACACCACCGGCCTATGTATCCTCCACCCTGGGGGGTTCCCGCTCAGCAGACTCCCTTGCCAGCTTCActtctccctccctcagtgAGCAAGGTGCTGATGATCACCGTCTCCACCTCTCCCACTCAGCACCAGGGCctacctcctcctcatccacttCCTCCTCCCGGCCTGCTGAAGAGCAGCTAAAAACTAGTGACCCTCACCTCCTGGACATGGTTTCCTCAGAAATCGTTCAGCAGGGCCCCCCAGTGGATTGGAGTGACATTGCAGGTCTAGAACTAGCCAAGGCAACCCTGAAGGAGGAGGTCCTGTGGCCAATTCTTCGACCGGACATGTTCAGCAGTTTAGGACCAGCCCCACGTTGCGTGTTGCTGTTTGGCCCCAGAGGCAGTGGCAGGACGTTGCTGGGTCGCTGCCTGGCCAGTCAGCTGGGGGCACCATTCCTCCAGCTCAGTGGTTCCACATTGGCCACCAAATGGCTGGCCGATGGAGAAAAAATTATCCGAGCATCCTTCCTGGTGGCGCGCTGCCGGCAGCCCTCAGTACTGTTCATCAGTGAGGTCGACATGCTGCTGTCAGCCCACCTCAGTGAAGAGAGCCCCATCAACCGGCTGAAAGGGGAATTGCTCACCCAGTTGGATTCGCTGCTCATGGGCTCTGGCGAGGACGGAGGCAACCAAGTGTTGGTGGTTTGCTCCACAAGCAGACCCCAGGACATGGATGAAGGGCTACGCAGGTACTTTGCTCGGAGGGTCCTGGTGCCCCTGCCGGATAGTGCGGCCAGACACCAGATCGTGAACCAGCTCCTGGCCCAGTCTCAGCACAAATACTGCTTGAGCGAGGAGGAGCTGGCGCTGCTGGTCCAGCGTACAGAGGGTTTCTCTGGACTGGATCTGGCCAGACTCTGCCAGGAGGCCCTCGTTGGTCTGTTACACGTCTCTGCACAGGGCATGGACATGACAGGTATGATGCCCAGAGGACAGATCAGGCCCCTCACCTACCAGGACTTTGAGAGTGTCTTTTGTAAATTCCAAGCCAGTATATCGCAGAAAGAGATCGACACGTACACTGAGTGGAACAAAATGTTTGGCTGCAGCCAGTGA